GCGCCTCCGGGATGTCCTCGCCGATGCAGGCGACGCAGTGGTTCTTGCTGAACTCGAGGTGAACCGTCTCACTGGGCCGGCCCGTCGGCGTTTTGCGGTCCACGCGGATGGAGAGGCGCTCCTCCTTCTCCGGCGTCGTCACGATCGCGACGGGCTCGCTGCCGGGGCAGTAGCGGATGTTACCGTTGCCGAGGTAGGCGTTGAAGAACGCATCGGCGAGGGCACGCGATACCTTCGGCAGCTTGTCACCGCGGTACGACCAGTAGACGGCACACTCGTCGCCCGCCTCGGCCTTGGCTTCGGAGAGGGCGATGACGGCCTCGGCCGCCGAGGTCCCGCCGCCGACGACGAGGACGGGGTGGCCGAGGTACTGCGTCGCGTCCTCGAGCTTGTAAGCGATGCCGTCAGTCGAGCCGGGGATGTCGAAGCGGCGGGGCACGCCGCGCCCGATCGCGAGGACGACGTGGCGGGCCTTGAACGGCTGGTCGGTCTTCGTGCGATGGTTCCACGTGTTAACTTGCCACACGCCATCGGGCTGGCGCTCCAAGCCGGTGAGCTCGACGCCGCTCTGGGCGGGCACGTTGAACGTCTTGTAAAACCCCTTCCACTCGACGCACATGTCGTCTTTGTCGATGGGCGAGAAGTGCAGCTTCTTGACGAGCTCGCCGCCCTCGGGGAACTGCATCTTGTCGCCGCCGCCGAAGTGCGGGAGGATCTGCTTGTCTTTGGCGTAGTCGCGGATGCGCTTCATCAGGTCATCGTAGTCGATGACGAGGGCGCTGAGGCCGAGCTCGTGCGCGCGGAACGCCGCCGCGGTGCCCGCCGGCCCACCGCCTACGATGAGCACGTCTAGCACGTCCGGGAGCCCGGAGAGGCCGTCGGGGGATTTTCGGTCGTCTACTTGCATCTTACCATCGGCTTAGCCTTCGGATTACGTCGTCGCACCGTTCGTTTCTCGGTGGCCCAGCGTCCTGCGGAGTCCTGCGCCCTGCGGCCCGCCTCGTGCGCCGTCGGCGAGCGTAGGGTCAGGCCCGCCTCAGCGTCGCTTCGATCTCCACGCCGAAGCGGATCACCGCGCCGGGCGGCACGTCGACCGGCGTGACCACGCGCTCCCCATTGAGGAAGGTGTGGTTCCGGCTCCCCATGTCCTGGAGCGTGACCTTGCCACCGCGCACCGTCACTGCCGCGTGCTGCCGCGAAACGGAGGTGTCGTCGAGGACGACGGCGCAGTTCGCGGCCCGGCCCACCACGTTCTCCCCTTCCATCAGGGGATGCGTCTCGCCACGCCCGCCCTTCGTGACCTGCAGCGAGTAGCGGATGGGCGTAGCCGCCGGGGCCGCTCCGCCACCGACGCCGGGGATGTTCGGCGTCGGCGTGTACGCCGGGCCGATGTGCGTGTGCTGCGCCCCCTCTTCCGGTGCGGTGGGCAGCGGGCCGGAGCCGAATGCCTGCGTGCGGATCGTCAGGTCGTTTTTGGACTCGTCGTCGCCAATCTGCGGCGTAGGCGTGAACGCCGGCGAGAACTGGGTCCGGGTCCCGCTGTCCGCCTCGTTCTGAGCTGCTGGCGGCGGAGTTACCGGCGGCGCGGCGGGGGGCGGCACCGGAGTCACGAAGCCCGCCGGCTGCGTGTGCTCGGCCTCACGCGCCGCGACTTTCTTCGGCGCCGCTGCCTTCGCGCTCTCGTGGTAGATGAAGTCGATCTGATCGGCGAGGGTGACCACGTGGAGCCGGCCGAGCTTGACAGGCTCGGTGACGGGCATCCCGTCGAGCTTCGTCCCGTTGCGGCTCTGGAGGTCTTCGAGGAAGTAGCCCTTCCGCTCGGCGTCGAAATAGATCCGCGCATGGCGACCTGAGACCACGTCGGCGGGCAGCCGGATCGCCTCCTCTCCCCGCCCGATGACGGCCTCGTTCCCGATCTCGAACGAGGACCCGGCGAACTCACCCGTCTGGCAGAAGAAATGCGCTGGCATGATTCAGGTCGGGATGGGGATGGATGTCGAGCGGGCGCGCGGGGCCGAGCCCTATTCGAGGTACTGCAGGAGGTTGGAGTGCTGCGACTTGTCCGGGTGGAAATCGTGGCACGTGACGCACGTGTTCGACGCCTTGCCGTCGTCGTGGCACGTCTGACATTTTGCGATAGACGGGAGGTTCTGGATGCCCGCGTTGTCCTCCGCCCACTCGGCCGGCGTGTTCGTGGCCGCGCTCTCCCGGATCGGGATCGCGGTGTGGCAGTCGAGGCAGCGCGTGTGGATGATGTGGGCGCCGTGGTCGAACTCGGCCCGGATAAGGTTGCCCTGATCCGCCTGCACGCGGACGATCGTGGCGTCCTCGACGTAGTGGCACTTCTGACACGCCTGCGTCAGCTGATCCACGACGCGCTGGTAAGCTCGGATGTCGGCGTCTGTAAGCGAGGTGTCGCGCTCGGCCGGGGAGACGAGGAACTTCGTCTCGTCGAGCGGAGCGTAGGGGTCGCGGAGCCGGCGGCGGACCACCTTGAGAAGGCCTTCGATCTCAGCGAGTTCCTGCTGCACCTCGCGCTCCGGTGAGGCGCGGAGTTCATCGGCGTAGGTGTCGAGCGTGGCGATGGCTTCTTCGTAGAGCGTGCGCACCTCGCGCGGGTCCACGTCGCCCGACGCCCGCAGCAGGTCGGCGAGGCCGTTCCGCGAGGGGTAGATGATCTGGCGCACACGGCGGAGGTTCTCCAGCACCCACGGGTCGCGGTGATAAACCGGCGTCTTGCGGACGGTCGCGCCCCGGCTCTGGAATTCGTTGGGGTTGGTGTAGTACGTCCAGAGCGAGCCCGGCCGCTGCTGTGCGCGGAGCGTCTCCAGCGTCAGCACACCCGGCCCCTCCGCTGAGGCCGTAGCGATCCACGGCGTCGCATCGCTCGTGGTGAGGTGGCACGTATCGCAGTGGTCCTCGAACGAGATCGGCTGAAAGCCTGTGCCGTCGGGCGTGGCGTTGTGGCAGTAAAGGCACGTCTGCTCGAGGTCGCCGAGGTTCTCCCGGTCGCGGACCTGGTTGACGTGGAGGGTGTGGGGGAATTTGAGGTTGCCGTCGTCGAGGAGGCTGTCCGCCGCGAAGTCGAACTCGGGGTGCTCGGTGTTGAACGAGTCGAAGGCGTGGCACTGGAGGCAGTTGTCGTCCGCGACGGCCGTGATCGGGTTGTCGCGGCCGACGTGCTCGGTGTGGCAGCCGAAGCAGGCGGGCTCGTTGGGGTCGGCGACGACGCGCGTAAAGTCGTCGGAGCGGTAGAGGTAGTGCGAGGCGAAGGTGTGGACGCCAACCTCGTCGCCGAACTTCTCGTGGCACGTCGAGCACTTCTCGCTCGTGACGTCCTGGAACGGCGTGTGGCACGTCGAGCAGTCGCCGCCGAAGGCCGCGTGATTGGACGAGAGCGGGCCGTTCGAGACGAGTTGCCCCTGCTGCACCGTGGCGTTGAACGCGAAGAGGCCGAGCACGAGGAGCGCTCCGATCCCGCCCACGAAGAACATCATGTTCCGCGACGTGGGATAGATGTACTCCTTCGCTACCGGCAGCTTGAGCCAGCTAAAGAAGCCTTTGGTACGGAATCGGTCGAACTGCATCAGTAGTACAGGACGGCGAAGATGTGGAACCCGAGCAGGGCGAGGGCGATGACGGACACGGGCACGTGGAGGTAGAGCCACCCGCGCAGCGCACGCTGTAAGGTAAAGTGGGCGTCGATATCCATTTTGGCGGCGTACAACTCCTCCAGTTCATCCAACTTGATCCGCTCCTCGGCCGGCTGCATCTCGCGGAGCGAGGCGAAGAGCTTCGCCTTCCCCCCCATCCCGCTCGGGATGCCGAGGAAGTAGATCGGGCGGAACTGCGGCGCGGCGAGGGCCGGGGCGATCTGCTTCCGGTAGAAGTCTTGCACAGCGAAGTCGGCCGATTCCGCCACGGCGTCGCCCCGCTTCTGGAGGTCGGCGACGAGTTCGGGGATCCGGTCGTAGTTCACCTCGGTCCGCACCCCGCCGGCGAGGAGCGTGGGGATCCACTTCTGCAGCACGATCCCGAAGAGCCCACTGCCAACGACCCAGAGACTCAGCGCCCAGAGCCACCACGTCAGCACCCCGTGCGGCACTTGGAATCCGACGTGCATCAGCATGAGCAAGAGGAAGAGCGTGCCGCCGTAGACGTGGAACTGGAGGTAGTACCACGCCCGGCCGAGCGCGCGGACCTTCATCGTCCGCCGCTTGACCCCGTAGAAGAACACGCCGACGAAGAGCACCGCCGCAGCGATCCCGTAGCCGAGCCCCCACGTGCTGCCCGGATGAACCCGACCAAACACGACGTTGAGCACGAACACGACGAGGCACACCGCCACGGCGATCCCGAACCCCAGGAACCACTGCGGCGACTGGATCCACTTGTTCGCCCAGCGCGACGCGCCGGGGCGCTTCTTCTGGTAGATCGCCGTTTTTTGTACCGCTGTCTTCATCGTTGCGCGTGATCTACGGCTTGAAGCTGCTGGAAGTCCTCGATGGAGTTGATGCGGAAGGCGCAGGCGTGGGGGCAGTTGTTCACGCACGCCGGACCCGCATCGGACTCGTAGCAGAGGTCGCACTTGCTCGCCACGCGCCGGTCCCGCCCGCGCAGGAACTCCGGCAGGGCGGTGTCGGGCCAGACCTCTTCGGTGTCGTGCATCACGATCGCGTCGTAGGGGCACTTGTTGGCGCAGTTGCCACACCCGATGCAGATGTTGTCGTCCACCGCGACGACCTCGCCCACGTTCGTGCGCCGGATCGCGCCCGTCGGGCAGCCGATCAGGCAGACCGGGTCTTCGCAGTGGTAGCAGGACCGGGCGATGAGGAAATTGTCGTAGCGGTCGCCTTCGCGGACGAAACGGGGCCGGCCGTCGTGCGTGCTGGCGCAGCCCCGCACGCAATCGTCGCACCGCGTGCACACGTCGAGGTCGATGACGAGGATGCTGTTGCCCTGCACGAGCCCTTTGGCGAGCGAGAACTCGATCAGGTCGGGCTGCTCGGGATTCTGCTTGGTGTAGCCGGTCTCCTTGATCCGATTGATGGCGGCCGCCCAGAGGTGCTGCCGGACGGCAGGATCGTCCCGGAGGATGCTTTCGAAGTCGGCGCGCGGGATGCGGACGAGTTCGGTAAAGCCCACCGACGTCACCGTCGTCTGCCACCCGTCGAGGCCGTCGATGAGGAGTTCGACCTCGCCCAGCGTCATCCCTTTGCGGAGGTACGTGACGGCCACTTCGCCGTCCCCCACCTTCTGCGAGACGCGCAGGAAGCCGGAGCGCACGAGGTAGAACGCATCGACCGCCGCGCCCTCCTCGGTCACCACGTCGCCGGGCGAGCACGAGATCAGCTCCACGCGGTTCGCCAGTTGCTCGACGAACCGGTCGTCGGTGCCTCGGAAGAGCGGCGTGGTCTTGAGTTGCTGCGAGAGCGTTCGCTCCCGGTACAGCTTGTCGACCCACTCCTTGAAATCGCTGGAGCGGAGCTTGAGCTTCTGCAGGGCGGGCAGCCGGATCTGGACGAGCGTGCAGTCCGTCGCGGTCCGCGCCGTCACCGACTGCGGCCACCCGTTGAGCGCCCCGATCTCGCCGAAGATGTCGCCGCGTCCGAGTTGGTGCTCCTCCCCGTGCGCGAGGTCGAAGTCCATCGAGGCGAGGTAGGTGATGTTCGCCCCGTCGCCCTTCTTCTTGCCTTTCGCCTCCTTCTTCTCTTTCGGCGGTTGGTAGGGCTGGACGAAGGCGGTCTGCGCCGCCCCATCGCCCTGCGAGGGCTCACTCGCCACGGCCTCCACCAGCTTCGTATCGAAGATGGGCTGCGAAGCGGAAGTGGCGTGCTTGTCGAGGAAGAGGCTTACTGTACCCTCGACGATGTAGAACGCCACGTCAAGATAGCTGCCTTCCTCGAAGAGGATCGCCCCCTTCTCCCACTTAGCGATCGAGATGTCCGGCGAGAGCTGGTCGAGGAGTTGGTCGTCGTACGGCTTGAAGAGGTCGAACCGCTTGAGCTCGCTCGCGGAGGGTTTCGAGGAGAGGTGGAGGAGCCCGGCGTTCGCGCCGTACGCTGACCACCGGTCCTCGTACAAGCGCTGTTGCTGGAGGACGGTCGCCGAAGAGTCCGCTGCGTCTACACTCATATTACTGGCCCTGGCCTAGTCTTCGGTGAAGCGATTCGAGCCGTCGTTTGATGAGCAGCAGGATGTCCTCGGTCGAGGTGGTGTCGCTGACGGCCGTGCCCGACGAGGTCGCCACGCCCGACCCACCGGCCGGCGGCGGCTCGAAGCCCTGGACGGGGCGGGGACGAGGCGGCTGCGGCCGGCTCACGCTGCTCCCCGACGACGAGGATGCCGAGCCACTCGATGCCCTGCGTGGCCGCGACGACGTGGTGGTGACCGGCGGGAGGTCGGCCCGCGCGACGGTCGGGACCGGCCGCGACCCGATGGCAGAGGCGTAAGCGGAGTTGAGCGCACTCGCGCTCAAGGTGGGCCCTTCCCAGTGCTTGATCGCGTCGTTGCGGCTGGCGAGTTGGAACGAGCTGCCGTCGGAGTGGCCAGCGGAGAGCAGCCGCTCGTCGGTGATGTGGTGGCAGCGGGCGCAGTTGTTCGCACGGGCCGCCGCCTGTTCGAGCTGGACCATGCCCTTTGAAGCGGAGCCGGCGTACTTATCGCGCGGGTGCGAGCTGAGGTACTCGCTCGCGGGTCCGTGGCAGCTCTGGCAGCTCACGCCGTCGAACACCTCTTCAGACTCCTGGCCCGTCTCGACGCTGCCGTGGCAGCTCATACATAGCTGATTGCCCTGCTTCATCTGCGACGTGCTCAGCCCGTAGTTCTGCGCGATCTGCACCGCGCGCGGGCTGGCGTTGAGAAGCGGCTCGGCCGACGCGCTGTGCTTGTCGCCCCGGTGCCAGCTGAGTTGGCCCCCGTGGCACCCGCAGTTCTGCAGCGGCGCCAGCGTGGACTGGCGGAATGTGGGGAACCACGACGGCTGCTGCCGCCTCTCCCCCACCACGCTTGCCACGACCACGTTCGCCGGGGGCGGCGCCGGCTGCCGTGTCGGCCGCACCTCCGGAGTTCCGGCTACGGGCTCGTCAGCCGCCTCGGCATCAGGCGTCGGCGCAGGAGGCGTGGGGCGCTCGTCGGCCGGTGGCGGAGGCGGCGGGTCGATGACCTCCACGTCCGGAACCGGGCGCGAGCTGATCGCCGCCGTGTATGCGTCGTTGAGACTGGCGGTGCTGATCGTCGGCTCGGCCCAGTGCTGGATTCGACCGTTGCGCTCGCCGAGGCGGAACGACGCGCCGGTCGAGTGGCCGGCGGCGAGGAGCCGCTCGTCGGTGATGTGGTGGCAGCGGGCGCAGTTGGTGGCGCGGACGCTGGCGTCTTCGAGCCGGACCATGCCGTGCTCGGCGCCCTGCTCGTAGCCGCCCGACTGGTGCTGGAACTGGTACTCGCCGGCCGGGCCGTGGCAGTTCTGGCAGTCCACGCCCGCGTCCACCTCGAACGCCTCATCACCGGTGACGATCGTGCCGTGGCAGTTCATGCAGAGCTGGTTGCCCTGTTTCATCTGCGTCGGGCTCAGCCCGTAGGCACTCGCGATCTGTACGGCCCGCACGCTCTCGGTCAGGAGCGGGTCAGCCGCCTGGCTGTGCTTGTCATTGGCGTGCCACGCAAGCTTGTCGATCCCACTCACCGTGTCACCCGACCCGTGGCAGCTACAGCCGCCGGGAGCGACCGTGGCTTCGTTCAGCGTGGGGAACCACGCCGGACGCGTCCGGCGCTCGTAGTCGTTGCCTTCGACCTCGGCCACCACCACCTCGGCTTCGGCCTCGGCCGGGGCCGCCCGCTCGCCTCGGACGAGCGGATCGAGGGCGGCGAAAGCACTGCCGTCGTGCTCGCGGACGAACGCCTGTCCCTGCTCGCTGATGCGGTCGGCGGCGGCGAGGAGCGCGCGCTCGTTGTTCGGGACGATGCGAAGGTCCTTGCCAATGCTGACGATCTGCGCGATCTCCGGGATCGAAACGACGCGGAGGATCTCGTCGAGGTCGCGGCGGGCCTTCTTCACGAGGCTCTCCATCCCCTTCGCGTAGTTGCCCTCGGTCGTCGCCTGCGCCGCGCCGCGGATGCTGTACTCGTAGCTCAGCGCCTTCCCGACGACGTACATCAGCCGCTTCCGCTCGGGCGAGATCGGGCGGTTCGCCTCACTCCCCCCCCATTGCGCCGCGACGAAGTTGTGCCGGATCAGGTCGACGCGCGCGATCAGGTCGAAGTCGGCCCGCCCGACGAGGTGGCCGCCCGTGTTGACCAGCTTCTCCTCGGGGACCGTGTGGCACTCGAAGCAGTTGGCCGTCACGGCGTAGAGGTTCGACGAGGGCCGGAGCATCCCATTCGTGATGGCCTGGTTGACCCGCATCGCCTTGTGCTCCTCGGACTCGGTCTCGCGTGTCGCTCCGCCATAATCCTGGTGGATGTTGACCCAGTCGCGCGCGGCTCCATGGCAGGACTCGCACGAGACGCCGGCGACGGCCTGCACCTTGTCGCGCTTGATGTTCGCCGTGTAGTGGCACTTCAGGCAGAGGCTCTCGCGCTTGGACTGGCTGAGATCCATGTTGTCGAGGATCGCCTGAGCCCGGTCCGTGCGATGGAGGTTGTCGAAGCCCGTCGCGTGCTTCGTCTCCCGCCACGTCTCGAACTCGAGGTTGTGACACTCCCCGCACGGGATGCGCGGGTCCTTGTCGTCGATGACGATCTTCTCCGGGTCGATCCGGAGGTACGGCGAATCCGAGAGGTTCGTCTCGTCCTGAAAGAAGGCCGTGATCGGCAGGACGAGCCCTAAGCCGAGGAGGCTGCCCAGGAACAGGAGCGGCCAGGATTGCACGTAGGATGGGGAGTACCAGGGTCTCAAACGATCTCCGCAGTACGGTGCTTGAGGGTGTTAGAGTTGGATGGCGAGTTCAACGCGCGTGCCGAAGTTAGGCTGGCTCGCGTTAAGATCATAGGCCCCAAAGCCATCAAGTATGATGGTCCCGCGCCGGCCTACGGCGAACGAGTAGCGAACGGCGCCCGCTGCGATGTCCTGCGTGAAGATGTCGGGCCCGCTGCCGTACGTGTATCGGCCGCCTGCTTCGAGGATCAACTGCTGCCGACGCGCCGTGCCGAAGAACATCTGGTAGCCGATGCCGCCGCCGACCGACTCGTCGGCCTGGTTGCCGAGCGCGGCGCCGTAGCGGCCGAGGCCGACGGCGGCGAAGAGCAATCCGGTCTGGCCGAGGGGCCCGCCGGCACCGGGACCGCGCGCCGCTGAGCGAAACTGGCCGATCCCGCCGAAGAGGTTTACGTAGACCCAGTTGTGGGTGTGGTGCGGGGTGAAGCCGAACTGGTTGTGGATGACCACGCCCGCTTGGTTAAACACGGTCTCTTTCCCGACGGGATACGAGCCTACGATGCGGAAAGTGTTATTGTACTCCCCGATCCGCTGCGTCGACCCGATCCCGGCGTACACCCCGTCGCCGGTCGAGTCATCGGCCAAGACGTACATCGCGTCGATCTCGATCGTCCGCTTGCGGGTGTCGGTCTCGGTGAACAGGCCGAAGAGAAGGGCCGAGTCGTCCATACAGTTCCCAAACGCGGCAGCACCCGCCGCGAATAGCTCGTCGCAGTCGCCGAACCCACCGCCGAGACTCGAGTGGCGGTTGACGTCGCCCCAGCCGAAGACCGCGGCGGCGCGGGTGTTGATGAGCCCGCCCATCCGCATGTTGGCTCGCGTCAGCCCGACCATGTCGAGGGCGTCCTCGTTGATGAGGAGGCCGTCCTGGAAGCTGAGTGGCTGCCGACCAACGGAGAGATAGTAGTCGAGGGGGCTGCTGTCATCCCAGTCGATTTTGGGGAAGATCTCGGCGATGTCGCCCTCGAAGAAGAGGGTGTTGATGCGGAAGTTCAGCTCTTCCTGGAAGTCGTCCGGCTCCTCCCCGTTCACGAGGACCGGAGCCCCGCCGACCTCATTGACAAGGGTGAAACTCGTGAAGCGGCCCTCCTGATTGAGCGGTGAGACCCCCGCGACGATCCGCTCAGTCGGCGTCAGGTAGAGGTTGCCAAAGAGGTCGAACCGGGCTACGGCCTCGGCTACCTGCCGATCTGCGACCCCATTTTCGATCCCCTGAGTGGCGGTGCGAATGGTGCCGAAGAGCATGAAGGCCGGCGTCCACACCGCGCCCGTCGGAAGCGTGAAGCCCTGGTTGATGTTGCCGGTGCCGAGGAACTTCGGTCCGAGT
This sequence is a window from Rhodothermales bacterium. Protein-coding genes within it:
- a CDS encoding FHA domain-containing protein, producing MPAHFFCQTGEFAGSSFEIGNEAVIGRGEEAIRLPADVVSGRHARIYFDAERKGYFLEDLQSRNGTKLDGMPVTEPVKLGRLHVVTLADQIDFIYHESAKAAAPKKVAAREAEHTQPAGFVTPVPPPAAPPVTPPPAAQNEADSGTRTQFSPAFTPTPQIGDDESKNDLTIRTQAFGSGPLPTAPEEGAQHTHIGPAYTPTPNIPGVGGGAAPAATPIRYSLQVTKGGRGETHPLMEGENVVGRAANCAVVLDDTSVSRQHAAVTVRGGKVTLQDMGSRNHTFLNGERVVTPVDVPPGAVIRFGVEIEATLRRA
- a CDS encoding cytochrome c3 family protein, with the protein product MQFDRFRTKGFFSWLKLPVAKEYIYPTSRNMMFFVGGIGALLVLGLFAFNATVQQGQLVSNGPLSSNHAAFGGDCSTCHTPFQDVTSEKCSTCHEKFGDEVGVHTFASHYLYRSDDFTRVVADPNEPACFGCHTEHVGRDNPITAVADDNCLQCHAFDSFNTEHPEFDFAADSLLDDGNLKFPHTLHVNQVRDRENLGDLEQTCLYCHNATPDGTGFQPISFEDHCDTCHLTTSDATPWIATASAEGPGVLTLETLRAQQRPGSLWTYYTNPNEFQSRGATVRKTPVYHRDPWVLENLRRVRQIIYPSRNGLADLLRASGDVDPREVRTLYEEAIATLDTYADELRASPEREVQQELAEIEGLLKVVRRRLRDPYAPLDETKFLVSPAERDTSLTDADIRAYQRVVDQLTQACQKCHYVEDATIVRVQADQGNLIRAEFDHGAHIIHTRCLDCHTAIPIRESAATNTPAEWAEDNAGIQNLPSIAKCQTCHDDGKASNTCVTCHDFHPDKSQHSNLLQYLE
- a CDS encoding cyclic nucleotide-binding domain-containing protein, which translates into the protein MSVDAADSSATVLQQQRLYEDRWSAYGANAGLLHLSSKPSASELKRFDLFKPYDDQLLDQLSPDISIAKWEKGAILFEEGSYLDVAFYIVEGTVSLFLDKHATSASQPIFDTKLVEAVASEPSQGDGAAQTAFVQPYQPPKEKKEAKGKKKGDGANITYLASMDFDLAHGEEHQLGRGDIFGEIGALNGWPQSVTARTATDCTLVQIRLPALQKLKLRSSDFKEWVDKLYRERTLSQQLKTTPLFRGTDDRFVEQLANRVELISCSPGDVVTEEGAAVDAFYLVRSGFLRVSQKVGDGEVAVTYLRKGMTLGEVELLIDGLDGWQTTVTSVGFTELVRIPRADFESILRDDPAVRQHLWAAAINRIKETGYTKQNPEQPDLIEFSLAKGLVQGNSILVIDLDVCTRCDDCVRGCASTHDGRPRFVREGDRYDNFLIARSCYHCEDPVCLIGCPTGAIRRTNVGEVVAVDDNICIGCGNCANKCPYDAIVMHDTEEVWPDTALPEFLRGRDRRVASKCDLCYESDAGPACVNNCPHACAFRINSIEDFQQLQAVDHAQR
- a CDS encoding multiheme c-type cytochrome encodes the protein MQSWPLLFLGSLLGLGLVLPITAFFQDETNLSDSPYLRIDPEKIVIDDKDPRIPCGECHNLEFETWRETKHATGFDNLHRTDRAQAILDNMDLSQSKRESLCLKCHYTANIKRDKVQAVAGVSCESCHGAARDWVNIHQDYGGATRETESEEHKAMRVNQAITNGMLRPSSNLYAVTANCFECHTVPEEKLVNTGGHLVGRADFDLIARVDLIRHNFVAAQWGGSEANRPISPERKRLMYVVGKALSYEYSIRGAAQATTEGNYAKGMESLVKKARRDLDEILRVVSIPEIAQIVSIGKDLRIVPNNERALLAAADRISEQGQAFVREHDGSAFAALDPLVRGERAAPAEAEAEVVVAEVEGNDYERRTRPAWFPTLNEATVAPGGCSCHGSGDTVSGIDKLAWHANDKHSQAADPLLTESVRAVQIASAYGLSPTQMKQGNQLCMNCHGTIVTGDEAFEVDAGVDCQNCHGPAGEYQFQHQSGGYEQGAEHGMVRLEDASVRATNCARCHHITDERLLAAGHSTGASFRLGERNGRIQHWAEPTISTASLNDAYTAAISSRPVPDVEVIDPPPPPPADERPTPPAPTPDAEAADEPVAGTPEVRPTRQPAPPPANVVVASVVGERRQQPSWFPTFRQSTLAPLQNCGCHGGQLSWHRGDKHSASAEPLLNASPRAVQIAQNYGLSTSQMKQGNQLCMSCHGSVETGQESEEVFDGVSCQSCHGPASEYLSSHPRDKYAGSASKGMVQLEQAAARANNCARCHHITDERLLSAGHSDGSSFQLASRNDAIKHWEGPTLSASALNSAYASAIGSRPVPTVARADLPPVTTTSSRPRRASSGSASSSSGSSVSRPQPPRPRPVQGFEPPPAGGSGVATSSGTAVSDTTSTEDILLLIKRRLESLHRRLGQGQ